A region of Pyxidicoccus parkwaysis DNA encodes the following proteins:
- a CDS encoding ABC transporter ATP-binding protein, with protein sequence MMTTNNAEAPASTEEAVLAGGPKTEAGKSLIQLEGLTKVFETEEVETHALSNIHLTIRQGEWVAIVGPSGSGKSTLLAVLGLLDTATRGAYLLDGRSVLDLSPSDRALVRNRHIGFIFQSFNLIGDLTVFENVELPLTYRGMPAAERKQRVEKALEKVGMAHRARHMPGQLSGGQQQRVAVARAVAGDPLILLADEPTGNLDSKNGEAVMQLLSELHKGGATICMVTHDPSHARTATRTVSLFDGRVVQDEQRR encoded by the coding sequence ATGATGACGACGAACAATGCGGAGGCGCCCGCTTCGACGGAGGAGGCGGTGCTGGCGGGTGGACCGAAGACGGAGGCGGGCAAGTCCCTCATCCAGCTCGAGGGGCTCACCAAGGTCTTCGAGACGGAGGAGGTGGAGACGCACGCGCTCTCCAACATCCACCTCACCATCCGCCAGGGCGAGTGGGTGGCGATTGTGGGCCCCTCCGGCTCCGGCAAGTCCACGCTGCTCGCGGTGCTGGGCCTGCTCGACACGGCCACGCGCGGCGCGTACCTGCTGGACGGGCGCAGCGTGCTCGACTTGTCGCCGTCGGACCGCGCGCTGGTGCGCAACCGGCACATCGGCTTCATCTTCCAGAGCTTCAACCTCATCGGCGACCTGACGGTCTTCGAGAACGTGGAGCTGCCCTTGACGTACCGGGGCATGCCCGCGGCGGAGCGCAAGCAGCGCGTGGAGAAGGCGCTGGAGAAGGTGGGCATGGCGCACCGGGCGCGGCACATGCCGGGCCAGCTCTCCGGCGGTCAGCAGCAGCGTGTCGCCGTGGCGCGCGCGGTGGCGGGAGACCCGCTCATCCTCCTGGCGGACGAGCCCACCGGTAACCTCGACTCGAAGAACGGCGAGGCGGTGATGCAGCTGCTCTCCGAGCTGCACAAGGGCGGCGCCACCATCTGCATGGTGACGCACGACCCGTCGCACGCGCGCACCGCCACGCGCACGGTGAGCCTCTTCGACGGCCGTGTCGTGCAGGACGAGCAGCGCCGCTAA
- a CDS encoding ABC transporter permease, translating to MESLFQDVRYALRTLRKSPGFALVAVLALALGIGANSAVFSVVNGVLLKDPPFTQPERLVHIKGNFKAANLADISVSVPEYRDYATLPRAFSSVGAYYDDDLTLTGGDVPQRLSVTFSSPTLLPTLGVTPMLGRGFSEDEETPGREHVLVLTHKAWRTHFAQDPKVLGRTLQLDGESYTVVGVLPRGAEYPAGTDVYAPFAPTPEQLAEGSRGNRYLSVVGRMKPGMTLEAAKADMARVASEQEATHEKNYKGGGWAITVKSLNDEVVGDVRGTLWLLLGAVGFVLLVACSSVANLLLARAASRSREVSIRAALGAGRQRLVGQFLVESLVLSLVGGVLGLLLALWGTDLLLALVGDGLPRAEEVRLDVTSVLFTASVSLVTGLGFGLVPALQASRADLNSTLREGTRGTDGKKAGRLRAGLVVAQVALALVLLVGAGLFAKSLQALSEVEAGFTPEGVLTGRIALPRSNYGTPEKCEAFLRELISRIKGLPGVESVGATNLLPLGGRSDTSFDVEGRTRAPEEVWPAVEKRQVTADYLRTLRVRLLDGRMLQDTDDASAPWAVVINKSFADLYWPKGNAMGQRLKLHQKNAQWTTVVGIVEDAREWGIDVPARPMAYYSAAQIPIYNVNLVVRAKSGNPELLRTALENELRGLDGNLPLFNVAPMVRLVDESIGSRRLSAVLMGLFAGTALLLAALGISGVIGYSVAQRTREMGIRMALGAARRDVLALVLGQGLKLAGMGVAVGLVLSLGLARLLSALLYGVTAYDPWTFVGVAALLAGVALLATWLPARRATKVDPIIALKAE from the coding sequence ATGGAGTCGCTCTTCCAGGACGTTCGGTACGCGCTGCGCACGCTGCGAAAGAGCCCCGGCTTCGCGCTGGTGGCGGTGCTCGCGCTGGCGCTCGGCATCGGCGCCAACAGTGCTGTCTTCAGCGTGGTGAATGGCGTGCTGCTGAAGGACCCGCCATTCACCCAGCCGGAGCGGCTGGTCCACATCAAGGGCAACTTCAAGGCGGCGAACCTCGCGGACATCTCCGTGTCCGTGCCCGAGTACCGGGACTACGCCACCCTGCCGAGGGCCTTTTCGTCGGTGGGGGCCTACTACGATGACGACCTCACGCTCACCGGCGGCGACGTGCCGCAGCGGCTCAGCGTGACGTTCTCCTCGCCCACGCTGCTCCCCACGCTGGGCGTGACGCCGATGCTGGGCCGGGGCTTCTCCGAGGACGAGGAGACGCCGGGCCGGGAGCATGTGCTGGTGCTGACGCACAAGGCGTGGCGCACGCACTTCGCGCAGGACCCGAAGGTGCTGGGCCGCACGCTTCAGCTCGACGGTGAGTCGTACACGGTGGTGGGCGTGCTGCCGCGCGGCGCGGAGTACCCGGCGGGCACGGACGTGTACGCGCCCTTCGCGCCCACGCCGGAGCAACTGGCCGAGGGCTCTCGCGGCAACCGCTACCTCAGCGTGGTGGGGCGGATGAAGCCCGGCATGACGCTGGAGGCGGCGAAGGCGGACATGGCGCGGGTGGCCTCGGAGCAGGAGGCCACGCACGAGAAGAACTACAAGGGCGGCGGCTGGGCCATCACCGTGAAGTCGCTGAACGACGAGGTGGTGGGCGACGTGCGCGGCACGCTGTGGCTGCTGCTGGGCGCGGTGGGCTTCGTGCTCCTGGTGGCGTGCAGCAGCGTGGCGAACCTGCTCCTGGCGCGTGCGGCCTCGCGGAGCCGCGAGGTGTCCATCCGCGCGGCGCTGGGCGCGGGCCGCCAGCGATTGGTGGGGCAGTTCCTGGTGGAGAGCCTCGTGCTGTCGCTGGTCGGCGGGGTGCTCGGCCTGCTGCTGGCACTGTGGGGCACGGACCTGCTGCTCGCGTTGGTGGGCGACGGGCTGCCTCGCGCGGAGGAGGTGCGGCTGGACGTGACGTCGGTGCTCTTCACCGCGAGCGTGTCGCTGGTGACGGGGCTGGGCTTCGGCCTGGTGCCGGCGCTCCAGGCGAGCCGCGCGGACCTGAACAGCACGCTGCGCGAGGGCACGCGCGGCACGGATGGGAAGAAGGCGGGCCGGCTGCGCGCGGGGCTGGTGGTGGCGCAGGTGGCGCTGGCGCTGGTGCTGCTGGTGGGCGCGGGCCTCTTCGCCAAGAGCCTCCAGGCGCTGAGCGAGGTGGAGGCGGGCTTCACGCCCGAGGGCGTGCTCACCGGGCGCATCGCGCTGCCGCGCTCCAACTACGGGACGCCGGAGAAGTGTGAGGCCTTCTTGCGGGAGCTCATCTCCCGCATCAAGGGACTGCCCGGTGTGGAGTCCGTGGGCGCAACGAATCTGCTGCCCCTGGGCGGCCGCAGCGACACCAGCTTCGACGTCGAGGGCCGGACGCGCGCGCCGGAGGAGGTGTGGCCGGCGGTGGAGAAGCGCCAGGTGACGGCGGACTACCTGCGCACGCTGCGGGTGCGGCTGCTCGACGGGCGCATGCTGCAGGACACCGACGACGCGAGCGCGCCGTGGGCGGTGGTCATCAACAAGTCCTTCGCGGACCTCTACTGGCCGAAGGGCAATGCGATGGGCCAGCGGCTGAAGCTGCACCAGAAGAATGCGCAGTGGACCACGGTGGTGGGCATCGTCGAGGACGCGCGCGAGTGGGGCATCGACGTGCCCGCCAGGCCGATGGCCTACTACTCGGCGGCGCAGATTCCCATCTACAACGTCAACCTCGTGGTGCGCGCGAAGTCGGGCAACCCGGAGCTGCTGCGCACGGCGCTCGAGAACGAGCTGCGCGGGCTCGATGGCAACCTGCCGCTGTTCAACGTGGCGCCCATGGTGCGGCTGGTGGACGAGTCCATCGGCTCGCGCCGGCTGTCGGCCGTGTTGATGGGGCTGTTCGCCGGCACGGCGCTGCTCTTGGCGGCGCTCGGCATCTCCGGCGTCATCGGCTACTCGGTGGCGCAGCGCACGCGTGAGATGGGGATTCGCATGGCGCTGGGCGCGGCGCGGCGGGACGTGCTCGCGTTGGTGCTGGGCCAGGGCCTGAAGCTCGCGGGGATGGGCGTGGCGGTGGGGCTGGTGTTGTCTCTGGGACTGGCGCGGCTACTGAGTGCGCTGCTCTACGGCGTGACGGCGTATGACCCGTGGACCTTCGTCGGAGTGGCGGCGTTGCTGGCGGGGGTGGCGCTGCTGGCCACGTGGCTGCCCGCGCGGCGCGCCACGAAGGTGGACCCCATCATCGCGCTGAAGGCGGAGTAG